The following are encoded together in the Macadamia integrifolia cultivar HAES 741 chromosome 10, SCU_Mint_v3, whole genome shotgun sequence genome:
- the LOC122092152 gene encoding gibberellin receptor GID1C-like, with translation MAGSNEVNLNEAKTVVPLNTWILISNFKLAYNLLRRPDGTFNRHLAEFLDRKVAANANPVDGVFSFDVIIDKATGLVIRVYRPAPADEAQPGIVELERPLNATDVVPVIIFYHGGSFAHSSCNSAIYDTLCRRLVGICGAVVVSVNYRRAPENRYPCAYDDGWAAIEWASSRPWLRSGKDSKVHVYLCGDSSGGNIVHNVAMRAVDSDIEILGNILLNPLFGGKDRADSEKKLDGKYFVAVQDRDWYWRAFLPEGEDRDHPACNPFGPRGIKLEGLKFPKSLVVVAGLDLVQDWQLAYVEGLKQAGQDVKLLFLERATIGFYLLPNNNYFYTVMDEIKQFVRSNCL, from the exons ATGGCCGGAAGTAACGAGGTTAATCTTAATGAAGCCAAG ACGGTGGTGCCGCTCAATACATGGATCCTCATCTCCAATTTCAAGCTGGCTTACAATCTCCTTCGCCGGCCGGACGGAACCTTCAACCGCCACCTCGCCGAGTTCCTAGACCGTAAAGTCGCGGCAAACGCCAACCCAGTTGACGGAGTTTTCTCTTTTGATGTCATAATCGACAAGGCCACCGGTCTTGTCATCCGGGTTTACCGTCCGGCACCAGCAGATGAAGCTCAGCCGGGCATTGTGGAGCTTGAGCGGCCCCTTAACGCCACTGATGTCGTCCCAGTGATCATCTTCTACCATGGAGGAAGCTTTGCTCACTCCTCCTGCAACAGTGCCATTTACGACACACTTTGCCGGCGGCTCGTTGGCATCTGCGGCGCTGTAGTGGTATCTGTTAACTACCGCCGTGCACCGGAAAACCGGTATCCTTGTGCTTACGACGATGGATGGGCAGCTATTGAATGGGCGAGCTCGAGACCATGGTTACGGAGCGGCAAGGACTCCAAGGTTCACGTCTATTTGTGTGGAGATAGCTCTGGAGGTAACATCGTTCACAATGTCGCCATGAGAGCAGTTGATTCGGATATCGAAATATTGGGGAATATACTGCTCAACCCATTGTTTGGTGGGAAAGACAGAGCTGATTCTGAAAAGAAATTAGATGGGAAGTATTTTGTGGCAGTTCAAGACAGAGACTGGTATTGGAGAGCCTTTCTTCCTGAAGGAGAGGATAGAGATCATCCGGCATGTAACCCATTTGGTCCCAGAGGCATAAAACTTGAAGGGCTCAAGTTCCCTAAGAGTCTTGTTGTGGTTGCAGGTTTAGACCTTGTTCAGGATTGGCAATTAGCTTATGTTGAAGGGCTCAAGCAGGCTGGCCAAGATGTGAAGCTTCTGTTCCTAGAGAGAGCTACAATTGGGTTCTACTTGTTGcccaacaacaactacttctATACTGTCATGGATGAGATCAAGCAATTTGTGCGTTCTAACTGTTTATAG
- the LOC122092322 gene encoding pentatricopeptide repeat-containing protein At5g46580, chloroplastic-like, giving the protein MLLHGSRRSLSSIWLNIFSSLRLSTSAAANPDQSHPRKGRQAIRRILKLLSTVKSSHLYEALQSLESSPQSLSSSEASILVDAISNPLISFDFYRFLRSCRSTFKPEPILFSSLIKSQLLSINPQLFKIQYYFDEMKKHKVSLSPNDFCSFFGIVLPNYVATAEFFVRGLLEEIEFDEGAYCYAISVYAQHGLYKEAILVAERARVRGSNPSLAFYSCLMDVYSKNVDARAAMKLFLEMEDAGVLADEGIYRTLLGVLCRVGWVKLCGVILEEMRKVGYRPDKCLAMDLIGRFVEEDIVSEAVSLFEEGILKDNHSLATFVKAMVEKRRHGVAFELVKKVQHSGFDVNGHVYASLIRGCGKIGLVDEAEKIFAEIKSSEGIKNRKLVYSSMINVYSRAEMKASAEMVWNEMESLMGSRVSEEALLSMMSLYGALGLVDDTVRVFNWWKNSGCCLNIDAYVVLVNALVKSGKLNQAKDCLLEMRMSSIHPTIQIYSAMMEGYLQVGLLNHALMVFDEYKISGLEADEVVANLILRILIQANRFSELKFYLDRFLRQAIRISRDKGTPLLEICRDDLCFRKLSHLIQ; this is encoded by the coding sequence atgcTTCTCCATGGAAGTCGAAGGTCTCTGAGCTCCATATGGCTTAacatcttttcatctcttcgTCTCTCCACCTCTGCAGCAGCGAACCCAGATCAATCTCACCCTCGCAAAGGCAGGCAAGCCATTCGTCGCATTCTAAAGCTTCTCTCTACTGTTAAAAGCTCCCATCTCTACGAAGCCCTTCAGTCCCTTGAAAGCTCTCCTCAATCACTCTCTTCCTCCGAAGCTTCAATTCTAGTTGATGCCATTTCTAACCCCCTCATATCCTTCGATTTCTACAGATTTCTGAGATCTTGTAGATCCACCTTCAAACCAGAACCCATCCTCTTCTCGTCTTTGATAAAGTCTCAGCTTCTGTCTATCAATCCTCAGCTCTTCAAAATCCAATACTACTTCGATGAGATGAAGAAACACAAGGTTTCTCTTTCGCCCAATGATTTCTGTAGCTTCTTTGGGATTGTTCTTCCAAATTATGTTGCGACTGCTGAGTTTTTCGTTCGAGGGCTGTTGGAAGAAATCGAATTCGACGAGGGTGCTTACTGTTATGCGATATCTGTTTATGCCCAACATGGTTTGTATAAAGAGGCGATTTTGGTGGCAGAGAGGGCCAGGGTACGAGGTTCAAACCCTAGCTTGGCGTTCTATTCGTGTTTGATGGATGTGTATAGCAAGAATGTGGATGCTCGTGCGGCTATGAAGTTATTCCTGGAGATGGAAGATGCAGGGGTTCTTGCTGATGAGGGGATTTATAGGACATTGCTTGGGGTTCTTTGTAGAGTTGGGTGGGTGAAGCTGTGTGGGGTGATTCTTGAAGAGATGAGGAAGGTTGGGTACAGACCTGATAAGTGTTTGGCTATGGATCTCATAGGgagatttgttgaggaagacatTGTTTCTGAAGCCGTATCTCTTTTCGAAGAAGGGATTCTTAAGGACAATCACAGTTTGGCTACTTTTGTGAAGGCTATGGTAGAGAAACGCAGGCATGGAGTAGCTTTTGAACTTGTGAAGAAAGTGCAGCATTCTGGTTTTGATGTTAATGGCCATGTTTATGCATCTCTGATCCGTGGTTGTGGGAAAATTGGATTGGTTGATGAAGCCGAGAAGATATTTGCAGAGATTAAATCTTCTGAAGGTATTAAGAACAGGAAATTGGTTTATTCATCTATGATTAATGTGTACTCAAGAGCAGAAATGAAGGCATCTGCCGAGATGGTTTGGAATGAAATGGAAAGCTTGATGGGTTCTAGAGTAAGTGAAGAAGCATTGTTGTCGATGATGTCTTTGTATGGAGCTTTGGGTCTAGTTGATGATACAGTAAGAGTGTTCAATTGGTGGAAGAACAGTGGTTGTTGTTTGAACATTGATGCTTATGTTGTTCTTGTAAATGCATTGGTTAAGTCGGGCAAGCTTAATCAAGCCAAAGATTGTCTTTTAGAGATGAGAATGTCCAGTATTCATCCAACAATTCAAATTTATTCTGCCATGATGGAAGGTTACCTGCAAGTTGGATTACTCAATCATGCCCTCATGGTGTTTGACGAATATAAGATCTCAGGGTTGGAAGCAGATGAAGTGGTTGCCAATCTCATTCTTAGGATCTTGATTCAAGCTAATCGATTTTCAGAGCTCAAATTTTACTTGGATAGATTCTTGAGACAGGCCATCAGGATTTCAAGAGATAAGGGAACTCCTCTGTTGGAAATATGTAGAGATGATTTGTGTTTTAGAAAGCTATCCCATCTGATTCAGTGA